In Micromonospora sp. WMMA1363, a genomic segment contains:
- a CDS encoding ABC transporter ATP-binding protein, producing MSPPAIEAVAVSRTYRHDGVSVSALRGVSLTVEPGDYVALVGPSGSGKSTLMHLLGGLDRPTGGRLEIGGREVTSLSAAELAALRNETIGFVFQAFHLLPRTSAVDNVALPLVYRGMGARQRRERAAAMLGRVGLGHRLDHRPNQLSGGEQQRVAIARALVTDPTVLLADEPTGNLDSGTGAAVLELLERLNAESGVALVMVTHDNEVAARARRRIAMRDGVVVADSAVDHRHDPPVSGDGGPPDTLVPAPSAEPRSASGSGPGRLFGGTGGPAGVTGRRAAAGPGEPTDEAAGGWEDRS from the coding sequence GTGAGCCCGCCGGCGATCGAGGCTGTTGCCGTGTCCCGCACGTACCGGCATGACGGGGTGTCGGTGTCGGCCCTGCGCGGGGTGTCGCTGACAGTCGAGCCGGGGGACTATGTGGCCCTGGTCGGGCCGTCCGGCTCCGGCAAGTCGACCCTCATGCACCTGCTCGGCGGGCTGGACCGGCCGACCGGCGGCCGGTTGGAGATCGGTGGTCGGGAGGTGACCAGCCTCTCCGCCGCCGAGCTGGCGGCGCTGCGCAACGAGACCATCGGCTTCGTGTTCCAGGCCTTCCATCTGCTGCCCCGAACTTCCGCGGTGGACAACGTGGCGCTTCCCCTGGTCTATCGGGGGATGGGTGCCCGGCAGCGGCGGGAACGGGCCGCCGCGATGCTCGGCCGGGTCGGTCTCGGGCACCGGCTCGACCACCGGCCGAACCAGCTTTCCGGTGGTGAGCAGCAGCGGGTGGCGATCGCCCGCGCGTTGGTCACCGACCCGACGGTGCTGCTCGCCGACGAGCCGACCGGCAATCTTGACAGCGGAACCGGCGCGGCCGTGCTGGAGCTGCTGGAACGGCTCAACGCCGAGTCCGGTGTGGCGCTGGTGATGGTCACCCACGACAACGAGGTCGCGGCGCGGGCGCGCCGGCGGATCGCGATGCGGGACGGGGTGGTCGTCGCGGACAGCGCCGTCGATCATCGGCATGATCCACCGGTGTCGGGAGACGGCGGACCACCTGACACACTGGTGCCCGCTCCCAGCGCGGAGCCCCGGTCCGCGTCCGGAAGCGGTCCGGGGCGCCTGTTCGGTGGCACCGGTGGGCCCGCCGGAGTCACCGGACGCCGCGCGGCTGCGGGGCCGGGCGAGCCGACCGACGAGGCTGCGGGCGGCTGGGAGGACCGCTCGTGA
- a CDS encoding efflux RND transporter periplasmic adaptor subunit produces MGRVRRTEPPRLPAATRPRLLTALLAVLVLTGTTAASCGGEESPVAVAAAGRTAVAEVIDAPATVTARAAATLTAPADGTLASIRVQPGQRVRRGQVLAVIDSPQAQERLRQAKEALDAAKRAGRGGGGGGDLSGGLRGTDRAADETYAAARAAAARISDRELREALLLQVRQAQQRYQAAARAADRAVRAVQRGVSNLNAAVGALATAQRLQAQQAYDLARTTVDALTLRAPVGGVVQVGGTATSAGVSPESLAGLLGGGVPAALDPAALGVAPAGPPPGVDVAVPVGGLVTAGTPVLTVVDTGQLGLLAEVDETDVLLVRAGLAATVELDAVPGAWYEATVRSVDVLPTTSARGGVGYRVRLLLGAGRFGEGEAAPTPRPGMNAVVRLQVREATDAITVPASAVFTADGRDVVWVVRGGRAERAPVTVGVQGEDLVQIVRGVRLGDRIVVRGADQVRDGQEVG; encoded by the coding sequence ATGGGGCGCGTGCGCCGCACCGAGCCGCCGCGGCTACCCGCAGCCACGCGCCCCCGCCTGCTCACCGCCCTGCTCGCCGTTCTCGTTTTGACCGGCACCACCGCCGCCTCGTGCGGCGGGGAGGAGTCGCCGGTCGCCGTCGCCGCGGCCGGTCGGACCGCCGTTGCCGAGGTCATCGACGCCCCGGCCACCGTGACCGCTCGTGCCGCCGCCACGCTCACCGCCCCCGCCGACGGGACGCTGGCGAGCATCCGCGTACAGCCCGGCCAGCGGGTGCGGCGCGGCCAGGTGCTTGCCGTGATCGACTCGCCGCAGGCGCAGGAGCGGCTCCGGCAGGCGAAGGAGGCGCTCGACGCCGCCAAGCGGGCCGGCCGCGGCGGTGGCGGGGGAGGAGACCTGTCCGGCGGGCTGCGCGGGACCGACCGCGCCGCCGACGAGACCTACGCGGCGGCCCGCGCGGCGGCGGCGAGGATCAGCGATCGGGAGCTGCGCGAGGCGTTGCTGCTTCAGGTTCGCCAGGCCCAGCAGCGATACCAGGCCGCCGCGCGCGCCGCCGACCGCGCGGTCCGCGCGGTGCAGCGCGGGGTGAGCAACCTCAATGCCGCCGTCGGCGCGCTCGCCACCGCCCAGCGACTCCAGGCCCAGCAGGCGTACGACCTGGCGAGGACGACCGTGGACGCGCTGACCCTGCGTGCCCCGGTCGGCGGTGTCGTCCAGGTGGGCGGGACGGCGACCAGCGCCGGAGTTTCCCCCGAGTCCCTGGCCGGGTTGCTGGGTGGCGGCGTGCCGGCTGCGCTCGACCCGGCGGCGCTCGGCGTCGCACCGGCTGGCCCGCCGCCGGGGGTGGACGTCGCGGTGCCGGTGGGTGGTCTGGTGACGGCCGGCACGCCGGTGCTGACGGTCGTCGACACCGGTCAGCTCGGGCTGCTCGCCGAGGTCGACGAGACCGACGTGCTGCTGGTCAGGGCCGGGCTGGCGGCGACCGTCGAGCTGGACGCGGTCCCCGGCGCCTGGTACGAGGCCACCGTCCGCTCGGTCGACGTTCTGCCCACCACCTCGGCGCGGGGAGGGGTGGGGTACCGGGTGCGGCTGCTGCTCGGTGCCGGTCGGTTCGGCGAGGGAGAGGCCGCGCCGACTCCCCGCCCGGGCATGAACGCGGTGGTCCGGCTCCAGGTGCGGGAGGCCACCGACGCGATCACCGTGCCGGCGTCGGCGGTCTTCACGGCCGACGGGCGGGACGTGGTCTGGGTGGTGCGCGGCGGCCGGGCCGAGCGGGCACCGGTCACCGTCGGAGTGCAGGGGGAGGACCTCGTGCAGATCGTACGCGGGGTGCGGCTCGGCGACCGGATCGTGGTGCGCGGCGCCGACCAGGTCCGCGACGGCCAGGAGGTGGGGTGA
- a CDS encoding proline dehydrogenase family protein — MLRSVILAAARSSQVERLVATAPFTRAVVRRFVAGATTDDALRATRELVDDGLAVTLDNLGEDTVTPEQATATRDEYLELLRMLATAGLTPAAEVSVKLSALGQMFDEQLAYDNARAICAAADEAGTTVTLDMEDHTTTDSTLDILAKLRKDHPATGAVLQAYLRRTESDCRELAGAGSRVRLCKGAYSEPESVAYQSARDVDRSYVRCLNVLMSGDGYPMLATHDPRLIAIGEDRARWFDRGPERFEFQMLYGIRPEEQARLVGEGHTVRSYVPYGDQWYGYLMRRLAERPANVAFFARALASRK; from the coding sequence ATGCTCCGTTCCGTCATCCTCGCCGCTGCCCGGTCATCCCAGGTTGAGCGGCTTGTCGCGACGGCCCCGTTCACCCGGGCCGTCGTGCGCCGATTCGTCGCCGGCGCCACGACCGACGACGCGTTGCGCGCGACCCGCGAACTCGTCGACGACGGTCTCGCGGTCACCCTCGACAACCTCGGCGAGGACACCGTCACCCCCGAGCAGGCCACCGCCACCCGGGACGAGTACCTGGAGCTGCTGCGAATGCTCGCCACCGCCGGGCTCACCCCGGCCGCCGAGGTGAGCGTCAAGCTCTCCGCGCTGGGCCAGATGTTCGACGAGCAGCTCGCGTACGACAACGCGCGGGCCATCTGCGCGGCGGCCGACGAGGCGGGCACCACGGTCACCCTCGACATGGAGGACCACACCACCACCGACTCGACGCTGGACATCCTCGCCAAGCTCCGTAAGGACCATCCGGCGACCGGGGCGGTGCTCCAGGCGTACCTGCGGCGCACCGAGTCGGACTGCCGTGAGCTGGCGGGCGCCGGGTCGCGGGTGCGGTTGTGCAAGGGCGCGTACTCCGAGCCCGAGTCGGTGGCCTACCAGTCCGCCCGCGACGTGGACAGGTCGTACGTCCGCTGCCTGAACGTCCTCATGTCCGGCGACGGGTACCCGATGCTCGCCACCCACGACCCCCGGCTGATCGCGATCGGCGAGGACCGGGCCCGCTGGTTCGACCGCGGCCCGGAACGGTTCGAGTTCCAGATGCTGTACGGCATCCGCCCGGAGGAGCAGGCCCGGCTGGTCGGCGAGGGCCACACCGTGCGCAGCTACGTCCCCTACGGGGACCAGTGGTACGGCTACCTCATGCGCCGCCTCGCCGAGCGCCCCGCCAATGTGGCCTTCTTCGCGCGCGCCCTGGCATCCAGGAAGTAG
- a CDS encoding CGNR zinc finger domain-containing protein, which yields MNFDAYARTGVDLVNARLDDLDALRSLFPDDNAWMRDEVSERDLSTFRRAQKRLRDVFEYGTSGRDAQAVAELNGLLASYPVQPRISGHDSSDWHMHVTSRGASVSAEYLAGAVWGLSVWLCEYGSARFGVCADDRCGNVYLDTSSNCCRRFCSERCATRSHVAAHRARKRAAVGGRVTVAPQSTAPADTLTPVS from the coding sequence GTGAACTTCGACGCGTACGCCCGGACCGGCGTTGATCTCGTCAACGCGCGGCTGGACGACCTCGACGCCCTACGATCGCTGTTCCCCGACGACAACGCGTGGATGCGCGACGAGGTGTCGGAGCGGGACCTCTCGACGTTCCGACGTGCGCAGAAGCGCCTCCGTGACGTCTTCGAGTACGGCACGTCCGGGCGGGACGCCCAGGCGGTCGCCGAACTGAACGGGCTACTCGCGTCGTACCCGGTCCAGCCCCGCATCTCCGGGCACGACTCCAGCGACTGGCACATGCACGTCACCAGCCGCGGCGCCTCGGTGAGCGCGGAATACCTGGCCGGCGCGGTCTGGGGCCTGTCGGTCTGGCTCTGCGAGTACGGCAGCGCCCGGTTCGGGGTGTGCGCCGACGACCGCTGCGGCAACGTCTACCTGGACACGTCGTCGAACTGCTGCCGGCGGTTCTGCTCCGAGCGCTGCGCCACCCGCTCGCACGTAGCCGCGCACCGGGCCCGGAAGCGGGCCGCGGTCGGCGGGCGGGTCACGGTGGCGCCCCAGTCGACCGCCCCGGCGGACACCCTCACGCCCGTCAGCTGA
- a CDS encoding sugar phosphate isomerase/epimerase — translation MTSRVPVLLSTSSVFPERTAAAFQLAAALGYDGVEVMVWTDAVSQDAGALAGLAEHYGVPVLSVHAPCLLVTQRVWSADPWERLRRSGELAETLGAPTVVVHPPFSWQREYARTFAEGLHDVAERFSGLRFPVENMYPVRMAGRQFVPYVPGWDPTEAGYPSYTLDLSHCAASHTDALEMADRMGAGLAHVHLGDGTGEGRDEHLVPGRGTQPCAELLRSLAGRGFTGSVAVEVSTRGAKSRAVREADLRAALEFARQHLGTPSPVDA, via the coding sequence GTGACTTCCCGGGTCCCGGTGCTCCTCTCCACCTCCTCGGTCTTCCCCGAGCGCACGGCGGCGGCGTTCCAGCTGGCCGCGGCGCTCGGCTACGACGGCGTCGAGGTCATGGTCTGGACCGACGCGGTCAGCCAGGACGCCGGCGCGCTGGCCGGTCTCGCGGAGCACTACGGCGTGCCGGTGCTCTCCGTCCACGCCCCGTGCCTGCTGGTCACCCAGCGGGTGTGGAGCGCCGACCCGTGGGAGCGGCTGCGCCGCTCCGGTGAGCTGGCCGAGACCCTCGGCGCGCCGACGGTGGTGGTGCACCCACCGTTCAGCTGGCAGCGCGAGTACGCGCGCACCTTCGCCGAGGGACTGCACGACGTGGCCGAGCGGTTCAGCGGGCTGCGCTTCCCGGTGGAGAACATGTACCCGGTCCGGATGGCCGGCCGGCAGTTCGTGCCGTACGTGCCCGGGTGGGACCCGACCGAGGCCGGGTACCCGTCGTACACCCTCGACCTGTCCCACTGCGCCGCCTCGCACACCGACGCGCTGGAAATGGCCGACCGGATGGGCGCCGGCCTGGCACACGTCCACCTGGGCGACGGCACGGGCGAGGGGCGCGACGAGCACCTGGTGCCGGGTCGGGGCACCCAACCCTGCGCCGAGCTGCTGCGCTCGCTGGCCGGTCGGGGTTTCACCGGGTCGGTGGCGGTGGAGGTGTCGACCCGGGGCGCGAAGAGTCGCGCCGTCCGCGAGGCGGACCTGCGGGCCGCGTTGGAGTTCGCCCGGCAGCACCTCGGCACGCCGTCCCCGGTCGACGCCTGA
- a CDS encoding Ppx/GppA phosphatase family protein: MRLGVLDVGSNTVHLLVVDGHRGAHPWPAHSEKVVLRLAEQIGPDGALTDAGADALVKAVGTAKEAAAGLDTDDLLAFATSAVRDATNSSDVLTRVRDETGVRLEVLSGADEARMTFLAVRRWFGWSAGRLLVLDIGGGSLEIAAGIDEEPDAAVSLPLGAGRLTRDRLRVCPDSATPPLAELVEDLRAYVDERLDPVVEQLTEVDWERPVATSKTFRTLARLAGAAPSGAGLWARRRLTRAGLRQVLGFIRHIPPAQLVELEGVSVSRAHQLLAGAVVAEAVMRRLDIDALDICPWALREGVILRRLDQLAPT, from the coding sequence ATGCGACTGGGTGTCCTCGATGTCGGGTCCAACACGGTGCACCTGCTGGTGGTCGACGGCCACCGCGGCGCCCACCCCTGGCCGGCCCACTCGGAGAAGGTGGTGCTGCGGCTGGCCGAGCAGATCGGCCCGGACGGCGCGCTGACCGACGCCGGTGCGGACGCCTTGGTGAAGGCGGTCGGAACGGCGAAGGAGGCGGCGGCCGGGCTGGACACCGACGACCTGTTGGCGTTCGCCACCTCGGCGGTCCGCGACGCCACCAACTCCTCCGACGTGCTGACCCGGGTCCGCGACGAGACCGGCGTACGACTGGAGGTCCTCTCCGGCGCCGACGAAGCCCGGATGACCTTCCTCGCGGTGCGGCGCTGGTTCGGCTGGTCGGCCGGGCGTCTGCTGGTGCTCGACATCGGCGGTGGGTCACTGGAGATCGCGGCCGGTATCGACGAGGAGCCGGACGCCGCCGTCTCGCTGCCGCTCGGCGCCGGTCGGCTCACCCGTGACCGTCTCCGGGTCTGTCCGGACAGCGCCACGCCGCCGCTGGCCGAGCTGGTGGAGGACCTGCGGGCGTACGTGGACGAGCGGCTCGACCCGGTGGTCGAGCAGCTGACCGAGGTGGACTGGGAGCGCCCCGTCGCCACCTCGAAGACCTTCCGCACGCTGGCCCGCCTTGCCGGGGCGGCCCCCTCCGGGGCCGGTCTGTGGGCACGTCGCCGGCTCACCCGTGCCGGGCTGCGGCAGGTGCTGGGCTTCATCCGGCACATTCCCCCGGCCCAGCTCGTCGAGTTGGAGGGGGTCAGCGTCAGCCGCGCCCACCAACTGCTCGCCGGCGCGGTGGTGGCCGAGGCGGTGATGCGCCGCCTGGACATCGACGCGCTGGACATCTGCCCCTGGGCATTGCGGGAGGGCGTGATCCTGCGCCGGCTGGATCAGCTCGCGCCAACGTGA
- a CDS encoding response regulator transcription factor — MSRVLVVEDEESFSDALSYMLRKEGFEVSVAATGPSALTEFDRTGADIVLLDLMLPEMSGTEVCRQLRQRSHVPIIMVTARDSEIDKVVGLEIGADDYVTKPYSPRELVARIRAVLRRQSTEAAESGAPTLAAGPVRMDIERHVVTVGGAAVQLPLKEFELLELLLRNAGRVLTRGQLIDRVWGADYVGDTKTLDVHVKRLRSKIEPEPSAPRFIVTVRGLGYKFEP, encoded by the coding sequence TTGAGCCGCGTTCTGGTGGTGGAGGACGAGGAGTCGTTCTCCGACGCCCTGTCGTACATGCTGCGTAAGGAAGGCTTCGAGGTCTCCGTCGCCGCGACAGGCCCCTCCGCCCTCACCGAGTTCGACCGGACCGGCGCGGACATCGTGCTGCTCGACCTGATGCTGCCCGAGATGTCGGGCACCGAGGTGTGCCGGCAGCTCCGGCAGCGCTCGCACGTGCCGATCATCATGGTCACCGCCCGGGACAGCGAGATCGACAAGGTGGTCGGGCTGGAGATCGGCGCCGACGACTATGTGACGAAGCCGTACTCGCCACGCGAGCTGGTCGCCCGCATCCGGGCGGTGCTGCGCCGGCAGAGCACCGAGGCGGCCGAGTCGGGCGCGCCGACGCTGGCTGCCGGGCCGGTCCGGATGGACATCGAGCGGCACGTGGTCACCGTCGGCGGGGCCGCCGTGCAGCTGCCGCTCAAGGAGTTCGAGCTGTTGGAGCTCCTGCTGCGCAACGCCGGGCGGGTGCTCACCCGGGGCCAGCTCATCGACCGGGTCTGGGGGGCCGACTACGTCGGCGACACCAAGACGCTGGACGTGCACGTCAAGCGGCTCCGCTCCAAGATCGAGCCGGAGCCGTCCGCTCCGCGCTTCATCGTCACGGTCCGCGGCCTGGGCTACAAGTTCGAGCCGTGA
- a CDS encoding ATP-binding protein, translated as MEWAVAVAGAVGVVAGLAAGVLLPRFRPALRRPSASTGSRWSGFLRSKGRLAIAEDPQSGLGGRTIDSLRAGVVVLDADDVPVLVNPAARAMGLLRAGATPGAIAAHPLIRTLAGQVRRTGVRREIELDLPRGRDNAGENPLGVHLRAVGLGAGYIAVEAADVTESHRLARVRRDFVANVSHELKTPIGALQLLAEALVDATEPTGDGPPDLSEDLVAARRFAERIQHESTRLGRLVQELLELTRLQGAEPQPAPEPVAVDWVIAEVVDRTRTSASARHIDVLVDGERGLTVYGSDTQLATAVSNLVENAINYSGEDTTVRIVARADDEHVTIAVADQGIGIAPTDVDRIFERFYRADQARSRATGGTGLGLAIVKHIASNHGGRVEVSSTLGGGSTFTLRLPARPPDDLLATLPSAGIEAGPAELRQV; from the coding sequence GTGGAATGGGCGGTGGCGGTCGCAGGGGCCGTGGGCGTGGTGGCCGGGCTGGCGGCCGGGGTGCTGCTGCCCCGGTTCCGCCCGGCGCTGCGCCGACCCTCCGCCTCGACAGGGAGCCGCTGGTCCGGCTTCCTCCGGAGCAAGGGGAGGCTCGCGATAGCCGAAGATCCGCAGTCCGGCCTCGGTGGCCGGACCATCGACTCCCTCCGGGCCGGCGTCGTCGTGCTGGACGCTGACGATGTTCCGGTCCTGGTCAACCCGGCGGCCCGCGCGATGGGGCTGCTCCGTGCGGGCGCCACACCGGGTGCGATCGCCGCTCATCCTCTGATCCGTACGCTCGCGGGTCAGGTCCGGCGCACCGGCGTTCGCCGCGAGATCGAGCTGGACCTGCCGCGGGGTCGCGACAACGCCGGGGAGAACCCGCTCGGCGTGCACCTGCGGGCGGTCGGGCTGGGCGCCGGCTACATCGCGGTGGAGGCGGCCGACGTGACCGAGTCGCACCGGCTCGCCCGGGTCCGGCGTGACTTCGTGGCCAACGTGAGTCACGAGTTGAAGACCCCGATCGGCGCCCTGCAACTGCTGGCGGAGGCGCTGGTGGACGCCACCGAGCCAACCGGCGACGGCCCGCCGGACCTCTCCGAGGATCTGGTGGCGGCGCGCCGGTTCGCCGAGCGGATCCAGCACGAGTCGACCCGGCTGGGACGACTCGTGCAGGAGCTGCTGGAGCTGACCCGGCTCCAGGGCGCCGAACCGCAGCCCGCGCCGGAGCCGGTCGCGGTGGACTGGGTGATCGCCGAGGTGGTCGACCGGACCCGGACCAGCGCCAGCGCCCGGCACATCGACGTGCTGGTCGACGGCGAGCGCGGGCTGACCGTGTACGGCAGCGACACCCAGCTCGCCACCGCTGTGTCGAACCTGGTCGAGAACGCCATCAACTACTCGGGCGAGGACACCACGGTCCGGATCGTCGCGCGGGCGGACGACGAGCACGTCACGATCGCCGTCGCCGACCAGGGCATCGGCATCGCCCCGACCGACGTCGACCGGATCTTCGAGCGGTTCTACCGGGCCGACCAGGCCCGGTCCCGCGCGACCGGCGGCACGGGGCTGGGGCTCGCCATCGTCAAACACATCGCCAGCAATCATGGCGGACGGGTCGAGGTGTCGAGCACTCTTGGTGGGGGGTCGACGTTCACCCTCCGGCTGCCCGCCCGTCCACCGGACGACCTTCTGGCGACATTGCCCTCAGCTGGGATCGAGGCCGGTCCGGCCGAGCTCCGGCAGGTCTGA
- the phoU gene encoding phosphate signaling complex protein PhoU: MRAEFRADLQIVSQLLVDMAEGVRAAMRQATRALLTADRTAAETVIERDAEIDDLYRHVEERVCDLLARQAPVASDLRAMITALHVAADLERMGDLADHVAKTALRRHPSPAVPAELRPVFTDMANIADRMGGKIAAVLAKPDANLAAELDRDDDAMDDLHRNLFGVLLGDDWPYGVETAIDATLLGRFYERFADHAVNAAEHVVYLITGETASSAGE; encoded by the coding sequence ATGCGAGCGGAGTTCCGGGCCGATCTACAGATCGTCAGCCAGCTACTGGTGGACATGGCGGAGGGAGTCCGCGCCGCGATGCGGCAGGCCACCCGCGCCCTGCTCACCGCCGACCGGACGGCGGCGGAGACGGTGATCGAGCGGGACGCGGAGATCGACGACCTCTACCGCCACGTCGAGGAGCGGGTCTGCGACCTGCTCGCCCGGCAGGCCCCGGTCGCCTCCGACCTGCGCGCGATGATCACCGCGCTGCACGTGGCCGCCGACCTCGAGCGGATGGGCGACCTCGCCGACCACGTGGCGAAGACGGCGCTGCGCCGGCACCCGTCGCCGGCCGTGCCAGCGGAACTACGGCCGGTCTTCACCGACATGGCGAACATCGCCGACCGGATGGGCGGGAAGATCGCCGCGGTGCTGGCCAAGCCCGACGCCAACCTGGCGGCCGAGCTGGACCGTGACGACGACGCGATGGACGACCTGCACAGGAATCTGTTCGGCGTGCTGCTCGGCGACGACTGGCCGTACGGTGTGGAGACCGCGATCGACGCGACCCTGCTCGGGCGCTTCTACGAGCGCTTCGCCGACCACGCGGTCAACGCCGCCGAGCACGTCGTCTATCTGATCACCGGCGAGACCGCCAGCTCGGCCGGCGAGTAG
- a CDS encoding phosphoglyceromutase: MTASEGPTVGTLVLLRHGESDWNAKNLFTGWVDVDLTGKGETEARRGGELLREHSLLPDVVHTSLLRRAIRTAELALNAADRHWIAVRRSWRLNERHYGALQGKNKKQTLDEYGEEQFMLWRRSYDTPPPPIPDDDEWSQVGDPRYKLLPTELMPRTECLKDVVERMLPYWYDSIVPDILAGRTVLVAAHGNSLRALVKHLDEISDEAIAKLNIPTGIPLRYDLDPQLRPLTLGGTYLDPEAARAAAAAVANQGR, from the coding sequence ATGACTGCTAGCGAAGGGCCCACCGTCGGGACGCTGGTCCTGCTGCGGCACGGCGAGAGCGACTGGAACGCCAAGAACCTCTTCACCGGCTGGGTCGACGTCGACCTGACCGGCAAGGGCGAGACCGAGGCACGCCGCGGTGGCGAGCTGCTGCGCGAGCACAGCCTGCTGCCGGATGTGGTGCACACCAGCCTCTTGCGCCGGGCGATCCGCACCGCCGAGCTGGCGCTGAACGCCGCCGACCGGCACTGGATCGCGGTGCGCCGGTCGTGGCGGCTCAACGAGCGCCACTACGGCGCACTACAGGGCAAGAACAAAAAGCAGACCCTCGACGAGTACGGCGAGGAGCAGTTCATGCTCTGGCGCCGGTCGTACGACACCCCGCCGCCGCCGATCCCGGACGACGACGAGTGGTCGCAGGTCGGCGACCCGCGCTACAAGCTACTGCCGACCGAGCTGATGCCACGGACGGAGTGCCTGAAGGACGTCGTGGAGCGGATGCTGCCGTACTGGTACGACTCGATCGTGCCGGACATCCTCGCCGGCCGGACGGTGCTGGTGGCGGCGCACGGCAACTCGCTGCGCGCGCTGGTCAAGCACCTCGACGAGATCAGCGACGAGGCGATCGCGAAGCTGAACATCCCGACCGGGATCCCGCTGCGCTACGACCTCGACCCGCAGCTGCGCCCACTCACGCTGGGCGGCACCTACCTGGACCCGGAGGCGGCGAGGGCGGCCGCCGCCGCGGTCGCCAACCAGGGCCGCTGA
- a CDS encoding MFS transporter, with protein sequence MRGWLHDTAGGLPRTFWYLWTGTLINRLGSFVLVFLAIYLTQERGFSAAQAGLVLGLWGVGGAVGTTIGGTLADRWGRRPTLLTAHLGAASMMLALGFARDMWTVALGALLLGLFAEAVRPAFGAMMIDVVPAKDRLRAFSLNYWAINLGFACAAVLAGIAAEAGYLLLFLVDAATTLVTALIIFLRVGETRRSTVAGTGRTAAPAGALRTILSDRVYLGFVTLNLFAALVFLQHISMLPIAMGDAGLSPTTYGSVIALNGVLIVVGQLFVPRLIKGRSRSHVLALAAVVMGVGFGLTAFAETAWFYGLTVLIWTVGEMLNSPSNATLIAELSPNELRGRYQGVFSLSWQVAGAAAPVLGGLVREQAGNTALWLGCATIGGLMAVAHLVSGPARERRATALRAATQPMAPTAPLRPSAPEAAEATAPVEPQQSTETDGGTHSRTVGTGQA encoded by the coding sequence ATGCGGGGTTGGCTACACGATACGGCCGGCGGGTTGCCCCGCACCTTCTGGTACCTGTGGACCGGCACGCTGATCAACCGGCTCGGCTCGTTCGTCCTGGTCTTCCTCGCCATCTACCTCACCCAGGAACGCGGCTTCTCCGCCGCCCAGGCCGGCCTGGTGCTGGGGCTCTGGGGGGTCGGCGGCGCGGTGGGCACCACGATCGGCGGCACGCTCGCCGACCGTTGGGGACGCCGCCCCACCCTGCTCACCGCCCACCTCGGCGCGGCGAGCATGATGCTGGCCCTGGGCTTCGCCCGGGACATGTGGACAGTCGCGCTCGGCGCCCTGCTGCTCGGCCTCTTCGCCGAGGCGGTCCGGCCCGCCTTCGGCGCGATGATGATCGACGTGGTCCCGGCCAAGGACCGACTGCGGGCCTTCTCCCTGAACTACTGGGCGATCAACCTCGGCTTCGCCTGCGCCGCCGTGCTCGCCGGGATCGCGGCCGAGGCCGGCTACCTGCTGCTCTTCCTGGTCGACGCGGCCACCACGCTGGTCACCGCGCTGATCATCTTCCTGAGGGTCGGCGAGACCCGCAGATCGACGGTGGCCGGCACCGGGCGGACGGCGGCACCAGCCGGCGCACTGCGCACCATCCTGTCCGACCGCGTCTACCTCGGCTTCGTGACGCTGAACCTCTTCGCCGCGCTGGTGTTCCTCCAGCACATCTCGATGCTGCCGATCGCCATGGGCGACGCCGGGCTCAGCCCCACCACGTACGGTTCGGTGATCGCCCTCAACGGCGTCCTGATCGTGGTGGGTCAGCTCTTCGTGCCGCGGCTCATCAAGGGCCGTAGCCGCTCGCACGTGCTGGCCCTGGCCGCGGTGGTGATGGGGGTCGGGTTCGGCCTGACCGCGTTCGCCGAGACCGCCTGGTTCTACGGCCTGACCGTACTGATCTGGACCGTCGGCGAGATGCTCAACTCGCCGTCCAACGCAACCCTGATCGCCGAACTCTCCCCGAATGAGCTTCGCGGTCGCTACCAGGGTGTCTTCTCACTGTCCTGGCAGGTGGCCGGCGCCGCCGCGCCGGTCCTCGGCGGCCTCGTCCGGGAGCAGGCCGGCAACACCGCGCTCTGGCTGGGCTGTGCCACGATCGGCGGGTTGATGGCGGTGGCGCACCTGGTCTCCGGACCGGCGCGGGAGCGCCGCGCCACCGCCCTGCGGGCCGCGACGCAGCCGATGGCCCCGACCGCCCCCCTCCGCCCGTCCGCACCCGAGGCCGCCGAGGCCACCGCACCGGTCGAGCCGCAGCAGTCGACCGAGACCGACGGTGGCACACACTCCCGCACGGTCGGCACCGGCCAGGCATGA